From a region of the Hippopotamus amphibius kiboko isolate mHipAmp2 chromosome 3, mHipAmp2.hap2, whole genome shotgun sequence genome:
- the FKBP2 gene encoding peptidyl-prolyl cis-trans isomerase FKBP2 — MRLSWVLTVLSICLSALVTAAGAEGKRKLQIGVKKRVDHCPIKSRKGDVLHMHYTGKLEDGTEFDSSLPQNQPFVFSLGTGQVIKGWDQGLLGMCEGEKRKLVIPSELGYGERGAPPKIPGGATLVFEVELLKIERRSEL, encoded by the exons ATGAGGCTGAGCTGGGTCCTGACAGTACTGTCCATCTGCCTGAGCGCCCTGGTCACGGCTGCGGGAGCCGAGGGCAAACGGAAGCTGCAGATCGGAGTCAAGAAACGGGTAGACCACTGTCCCATCAAATCGCGCAAAGGGGATGTCCTGCACATGCACTATACG GGGAAGCTGGAAGATGGAACAGAGTTTGACAGCAGCCTGCCCCAGAACCAGCCCTTTGTCTTCTCCCTGGGCACAGGCCAGGTCATCAAGGGCTGGGACCAGGGGCTGCTAGG GATGTGTGAGGGGGAAAAGCGGAAGCTGGTGATCCCATCAGAGCTGG GGTATGGAGAGCGAGGAGCTCCCCCAAAGATTCCAG GTGGTGCAACCTTGGTGTTCGAGGTGGAGCTGCTCAAAATCGAGCGACGTTCAGAACTGTAG
- the VEGFB gene encoding vascular endothelial growth factor B isoform X1 has product MSPLLRRLLLAALLQLAPAQAPVSQPDVPGHQKKVVSWIDVYARATCQPREVVVPLTMELMGTVAKQLVPSCVTVQRCGGCCPDDGLECVPTGQHQVRMQILMIRYPSSQLGEMSLEEHSQCECRPKKRESAVKPDRASTPHHRPQPRSVPGWDPAPGAPSPADITHPTPAPGPSAHAAPSAASVLTPGPAAAAADAAASSVVKGGA; this is encoded by the exons ATGAGCCCCCTGCTCCGCCGCCTGCTGCTCGCCGCGCTCCTGCAGCTGGCCCCCGCCCAG GCCCCTGTCTCCCAGCCTGATGTCCCTGGCCACCAGAAGAAAG TGGTGTCATGGATAGACGTGTACGCTCGTGCCACCTGCCAGCCGCGGGAGGTGGTGGTGCCCCTGACCATGGAGCTCATGGGCACAGTGGCCAAGCAACTGGTGCCCAGCTGCGTGACGGTGCAGCGCTGTGGCGGCTGCTGCCCTGACGATGGCCTGGAGTGCGTGCCCACTGGGCAGCACCAAGTCCGAATGCAG ATACTCATGATCCGGTACCCAAGCAGTCAGCTGGGGGAGATGTCCCTGGAAGAACACAGCCAGTGTGAATGCag ACCAAAAAAACGAGAGAGTGCTGTGAAGCCGGACAG GGCTTCCACTCCCCACCACCGTCCCCAGCCCCGCTCTGTTCCGGGCTGGGACCCTGCCCCCGGAGCACCCTCCCCAGCTGACATCACCCATCCCActccagccccaggcccctcTGCCCACGCTGCCCCCAGCGCCGCCAGCGTCCTGACCCCCGGACCTGCCGCTGCCGCTGCCGACGCCGCAGCTTCCTCCGTTGTCAAGGGCGGGGCTTAG
- the VEGFB gene encoding vascular endothelial growth factor B isoform X2, whose translation MSPLLRRLLLAALLQLAPAQAPVSQPDVPGHQKKVVSWIDVYARATCQPREVVVPLTMELMGTVAKQLVPSCVTVQRCGGCCPDDGLECVPTGQHQVRMQILMIRYPSSQLGEMSLEEHSQCECRPKKRESAVKPDSPRPLCPRCPQRRQRPDPRTCRCRCRRRSFLRCQGRGLELNPDTCRCQKLRR comes from the exons ATGAGCCCCCTGCTCCGCCGCCTGCTGCTCGCCGCGCTCCTGCAGCTGGCCCCCGCCCAG GCCCCTGTCTCCCAGCCTGATGTCCCTGGCCACCAGAAGAAAG TGGTGTCATGGATAGACGTGTACGCTCGTGCCACCTGCCAGCCGCGGGAGGTGGTGGTGCCCCTGACCATGGAGCTCATGGGCACAGTGGCCAAGCAACTGGTGCCCAGCTGCGTGACGGTGCAGCGCTGTGGCGGCTGCTGCCCTGACGATGGCCTGGAGTGCGTGCCCACTGGGCAGCACCAAGTCCGAATGCAG ATACTCATGATCCGGTACCCAAGCAGTCAGCTGGGGGAGATGTCCCTGGAAGAACACAGCCAGTGTGAATGCag ACCAAAAAAACGAGAGAGTGCTGTGAAGCCGGACAG ccccaggcccctcTGCCCACGCTGCCCCCAGCGCCGCCAGCGTCCTGACCCCCGGACCTGCCGCTGCCGCTGCCGACGCCGCAGCTTCCTCCGTTGTCAAGGGCGGGGCTTAGAGCTCAACCCAGACACCTGCAG GTGCCAGAAGCTGCGAAGGTGA
- the LOC130849085 gene encoding uncharacterized protein LOC130849085: MPQGEGSHASRGGAPGVWAGRGTEKGGTSELVPVEGGAPGLGAGLGLVGGGDWPLEEELEQAEGGASGLETEGEGTQALGAGLQPVSGVATVQEKGSRSVGGGAIGPGAEPRPLKGGAKESTEGVGAGDGPGRPRGGGLRGGRAWGRGRPRTPPGEVVWVERARRPPDTGPVWVPRRPPRAQSWGGAPGGGTGSAWGVSPEDRGSPEPPSGDVWVPRGRPPAAAAEVWVCWAGGNWVWREWDRPVGATAVQPDRVWTLRKGTGGN; the protein is encoded by the coding sequence ATGCCGCAGGGGGAGGGTTCTCACGCCTCACGGGGCGGGGCTCCGGGAGTCTGGGCGGGACGTGGAACGGAGAAGGGTGGGACTTCTGAGCTGGTGCCAGTGGAAGGCGGAGCtccagggctgggggcggggctagGGCTGGTGGGGGGCGGAGACTGGCCCTTGGAGGAGGAGCTGGAACAGGCGGAAGGCGGAGCCTCGGGTTTGGAGACCGAGGGGGAAGGAACCCAGGCGCTGGGGGCGGGGCTTCAGCCGGTGAGTGGCGTGGCTACGGTTCAGGAAAAGGGGTCTCGTTCTGTCGGGGGCGGGGCTATAGGGCCGGGGGCGGAACCACGCCCTCTAAAGGGTGGGGCCAAGGAATCCACCGAAGGGGTAGGAGCAGGTGATGGCCCAGGGCGTCCACGCGGGGGCGGTCTCCGTGGTGGCCGTGCCTGGGGACGCGGTAGGCCGAGAACTCCCCCGGGAGAGGTGGTGTGGGTGGAGCGGGCTCGGCGGCCACCCGACACGGGGCCAGTCTGGGTGCCCCGCAGGCCCCCGAGGGCTCAGAGTTGGGGCGGCGCCCCAGGCGGAGGCACAGGGTCAGCCTGGGGGGTATCCCCGGAGGACCGGGGCTCCCCGGAGCCACCCAGTGGCGACGTGTGGGTGCCTCGGGGCCGGCCCCCTGCGGCAGCCGCAGAGGTGTGGGTGTGCTGGGCGGGAGGCAACTGGGTATGGCGTGAATGGGATCGCCCGGTTGGGGCAACTGCTGTGCAGCCAGATAGGGTCTGGACTTTGCGGAAAGGGACGGGTGGGAATTGA
- the PPP1R14B gene encoding LOW QUALITY PROTEIN: protein phosphatase 1 regulatory subunit 14B (The sequence of the model RefSeq protein was modified relative to this genomic sequence to represent the inferred CDS: inserted 1 base in 1 codon; deleted 1 base in 1 codon) yields MLQLPPGAPAAAXRRGAARSRAHELTRASGPEPAGGRPGGGGAGRGPTAHVAPAAAMADSGPAGGAALAAPAPGPGSGGPGPRVYFQSPPGAAGEGPGGADDEGPVRRQGKVTVKYDRKELRKRLNLEEWILEQLTRLYDCQEEEIPELEIDVDELLDMESDDTRAARVKELLVDCYKPTEAFISGLLDKIRGMQKLSTPQKK; encoded by the exons ATGCTGCAGCTGCCCCCgggcgcccccgccgccg ctcgCCGTGGAGCCGCGCGGAGCCGAGCTCACGAGCTAACCCGAGCCAGCGGCCCGGAGCCAGCCGGCGGGCGTCCCGGAGGCGGCGGCGCAGGGAGGGGCCCGACG GCGCACGTGGCCCCGGCGGCCGCCATGGCGGACAGCGGCCCCGCGGGGGGCGCGGCGTTGGCGGCCCCGGCCCCCGGACCGGGGAGTGGCGGCCCAGGGCCCCGCGTCTACTTTCAGAGCCCCCCTGGGGCTGCAGGCGAGGGCCCGGGCGGCGCGGACGACGAGGGCCCAGTGAGGCGCCAAGGGAAGGTCACGGTCAAGTACGACCGCAAGGAGCTACGGAAGCGCCTCAACCTGGAGGAGTGGATCCTGGAGCAGCTCACTCGCCTCTACGACTGCCAG gaAGAGGAGATCCCGGAGCTGGAGATTGATGTGGACGAACTCCTGGACATGGAGAGCGATGATACCCGGGCTGCCAGGGTCAag GAGCTGCTGGTTGACTGTTACAAACCCACTGAG gccttCATCTCTGGCCTGCTGGACAAGATCCGGGGCATGCAGAAGCTGAGCACACCCCAGAAGAAGTAA